From a region of the Synechococcus sp. PCC 7502 genome:
- a CDS encoding iron uptake porin has translation MSKSRLGFLVAAIATTSVLGVSTASAAPESGTGTQLIQNMNRDALIANPTILQNTNAQVTSVSQFSDVQPTDWAFTALQSLVERYGCIAGYPDSTYRGSRALSRYEFAAGLNACLDKINELISSGLADKVGKEDLATLQKLQEEFSAELAALKGRVTALESKTATLEAQQFSTTTKLTGSVIFTGAGSFGDNSAVDGNRNITFAGRTRLNFNTSFGGKDLLFIRLQAGNIPNNAGGNLLRLAFDENTATAAGGSTLNVQLDRLYYRFPLTNQINLLVGTTVNIEDVLDVSNPDLLSSETGSISRFARRDPLIFRGQGDGNAAAAVKIKFNDQFGLNIAYLANQAQNPSTVLADAGVFGGGYTGAVQVLFTPFKPLALSFVYERTYDPSPTNLSSGTGTSLANTTYGLASVGGSADRFGFQLNYNFSPNLSFNGRVSYATTRAVSGDTTADILSWLTSITFKDLFVQGNQASIAFGQPPYVVGGNIARADSSQNPYHIEAFYRFQLSKNISITPGLITVLNPGTITGGGVDNRPEFVGVLRTSLTF, from the coding sequence ATGTCAAAATCAAGACTAGGTTTTCTGGTAGCTGCGATCGCTACAACGTCTGTGCTTGGAGTATCTACTGCATCTGCTGCTCCTGAGAGTGGAACTGGTACTCAATTGATTCAAAACATGAATCGTGATGCCCTGATTGCTAACCCAACCATCTTACAAAATACCAACGCCCAAGTTACATCCGTATCTCAATTCAGTGATGTCCAACCCACCGACTGGGCATTTACCGCACTGCAATCTTTAGTAGAAAGATATGGTTGCATTGCTGGTTATCCTGATAGCACCTACCGTGGTTCAAGGGCTTTATCCCGTTATGAATTTGCTGCTGGCTTAAATGCTTGCTTAGACAAAATCAATGAATTAATTTCCTCAGGACTAGCTGATAAAGTAGGCAAAGAAGACTTAGCTACCTTACAAAAACTACAGGAAGAATTTTCAGCTGAACTAGCTGCCCTCAAAGGTCGTGTAACTGCCCTCGAATCTAAGACTGCTACCCTTGAAGCTCAGCAATTCTCTACTACTACAAAACTAACTGGTAGTGTAATCTTCACTGGTGCTGGTTCCTTTGGTGATAATTCTGCTGTTGATGGAAACAGAAACATTACTTTTGCTGGACGTACTCGTTTGAACTTTAACACCAGCTTTGGAGGAAAAGATTTACTATTTATCCGTTTGCAAGCTGGAAATATTCCTAACAATGCTGGTGGCAACTTACTAAGGCTAGCCTTTGATGAAAATACAGCTACCGCAGCAGGTGGCTCCACTCTTAACGTTCAACTTGATAGACTGTATTACCGTTTCCCTTTAACTAACCAAATCAACTTACTGGTTGGTACTACAGTAAATATTGAGGATGTCTTGGATGTCTCTAACCCTGACTTATTAAGTTCTGAGACAGGTTCAATTTCACGCTTTGCTCGTCGTGATCCATTAATCTTCCGTGGACAAGGAGATGGAAATGCTGCTGCTGCCGTAAAAATCAAGTTCAATGATCAATTTGGCTTAAATATTGCTTATTTGGCTAACCAAGCTCAAAACCCATCAACAGTTTTAGCTGATGCAGGCGTATTTGGTGGTGGTTATACAGGTGCTGTTCAAGTTTTATTCACTCCCTTCAAGCCCCTTGCCTTAAGCTTTGTATACGAACGTACTTACGATCCATCTCCAACTAACCTTTCGTCTGGCACTGGTACCTCTCTAGCTAACACTACCTATGGGCTTGCTTCAGTAGGTGGAAGTGCTGACAGATTTGGATTCCAACTAAACTATAACTTTAGTCCTAACTTGAGCTTTAATGGTAGAGTCAGCTATGCCACTACCCGTGCGGTGAGTGGGGATACAACTGCTGATATTTTGAGTTGGTTAACTTCTATTACCTTTAAGGATTTGTTTGTTCAAGGTAACCAAGCATCTATTGCCTTTGGTCAACCTCCTTATGTAGTTGGCGGCAATATTGCTCGTGCTGATAGCTCTCAAAATCCATATCACATTGAAGCCTTTTATCGCTTCCAACTTAGCAAAAATATCTCTATTACTCCTGGCTTAATTACCGTTCTGAATCCAGGTACAATTACTGGTGGTGGTGTAGATAATAGACCTGAATTTGTTGGAGTACTACGTACTAGCTTGACCTTCTAA
- a CDS encoding NB-ARC domain-containing protein, producing MTNADNFSSLFTEAEQAWHLEKLYADLEKVNHKPLKSMEKACLRGLLCRYRPGQLAFKLSWTSGALRVELNKGLYRYIEELTAHPPNTLKWEVVGDWLADNGYKKVESSRRQDIKISGKQDWGEAPEITTLLGREDQLQELERYIISDHCREICLWGMGGIGKTALAVKLAEQLQGEFTYLIWRSLKYIPPLNQLLADLCRFLPNSDPKLEELSQFIEILKNNRCLIIIDDFEATLQDGELVGSYRQGYSDYGQFLERLGIERHQSCILVISREQPKQISLLQSDSLRSYKLQGLEKQGAIALLKTKGFAGDQAGIDQLIQQYRGNPAALKIVASTINELFDCNISAFLKQTALVLGDVLQTLLYEQFERLSHLEKDVIYWLAIKRRPTSVNDLRSVMPNGGAELLNALESLRWRSLIEKVSAGEEVLFLLEPVLTKYVNKKFLEQVSQEIRAIAINQNLSSLKLLHSHSLVEDFAPDTVRAAQIRMTLKPLKDTLVLINQSIDLTQVLAKSFNQGGYVEVNMTLLGIWI from the coding sequence ATGACTAATGCCGATAATTTTAGCAGTCTATTTACTGAAGCAGAACAAGCTTGGCACTTGGAAAAACTCTATGCAGACTTAGAAAAAGTTAACCACAAACCCCTTAAGTCCATGGAAAAAGCCTGTTTAAGAGGGCTACTCTGTCGGTATCGCCCGGGACAGTTGGCATTCAAACTAAGTTGGACATCTGGGGCATTAAGGGTTGAGTTAAATAAGGGCTTATATCGCTACATCGAAGAACTCACTGCCCATCCCCCCAATACATTGAAATGGGAAGTTGTAGGAGATTGGTTAGCTGATAATGGCTATAAAAAAGTGGAATCATCCCGTCGTCAAGACATCAAAATATCTGGAAAGCAGGATTGGGGCGAAGCACCAGAAATTACCACATTATTAGGAAGAGAAGACCAGCTTCAAGAACTAGAACGTTATATTATTAGCGATCACTGTCGAGAAATATGCCTGTGGGGAATGGGAGGAATCGGCAAAACCGCCCTAGCTGTAAAATTAGCAGAACAATTACAAGGGGAATTTACTTACTTAATCTGGCGATCGCTTAAATATATTCCACCCTTAAACCAACTTTTAGCAGACTTATGTCGATTTTTACCCAATTCCGATCCAAAGCTCGAAGAGTTATCCCAATTTATCGAAATTCTCAAAAATAATCGCTGTCTAATTATTATTGATGACTTTGAAGCCACCCTCCAAGATGGAGAACTCGTTGGTTCCTATCGCCAAGGCTACTCAGACTATGGGCAATTTTTAGAACGCTTAGGTATAGAAAGGCATCAAAGCTGCATTTTAGTGATCAGTCGAGAACAACCCAAACAAATTTCTCTCCTTCAAAGTGATAGTCTCCGTTCCTACAAACTTCAAGGTCTGGAAAAACAAGGAGCGATCGCTCTCCTCAAGACTAAAGGCTTTGCTGGGGATCAAGCAGGCATAGATCAACTCATTCAACAATATCGAGGTAATCCCGCCGCCCTCAAAATTGTGGCAAGTACCATTAATGAATTATTTGATTGCAATATTTCCGCATTTCTAAAGCAAACCGCTCTTGTCTTAGGAGATGTATTACAAACCCTCTTATATGAGCAGTTTGAGCGACTTTCTCATTTGGAAAAAGATGTAATCTATTGGCTAGCAATCAAGCGACGTCCCACATCGGTAAATGATCTGCGATCTGTTATGCCTAACGGAGGTGCCGAATTATTAAATGCCCTAGAATCCTTACGTTGGCGATCACTCATTGAAAAAGTCTCCGCGGGTGAAGAAGTCCTATTTTTACTAGAACCAGTACTAACTAAGTATGTAAATAAAAAATTTCTCGAACAGGTATCTCAAGAAATACGGGCGATCGCCATCAATCAGAATTTATCATCTCTTAAGCTCTTACACAGTCATAGTCTCGTCGAAGACTTTGCGCCTGATACTGTCCGCGCTGCCCAAATTCGCATGACCCTTAAGCCCTTAAAAGATACCCTAGTACTTATTAACCAGTCCATTGATCTTACGCAAGTTCTAGCTAAATCCTTTAACCAAGGAGGATACGTCGAGGTAAATATGACACTTCTCGGTATTTGGATTTAA
- a CDS encoding DedA family protein, whose translation MLEWVTETIYNLGYVGIGFLMFLENLFPPIPSELIMPLAGFVVQQGKMDFTLVVLAGVVGTVLGTLPWYYTGRLLGEKRLTRFCDRYGKWIGISGEDISKATRWFDHHGNKAVLFCRLVPGVRTLISIPAGIGNMELVAFLVYSKIGTTLWVGLLAYAGFILGQNYKVIEGYIDPVSKVVAIVIIGTFLGYVLVKFTRKNATR comes from the coding sequence ATGCTTGAGTGGGTAACGGAAACAATATATAACCTTGGATATGTGGGCATTGGATTTTTAATGTTTTTAGAGAATTTATTTCCACCAATTCCATCAGAATTAATAATGCCTTTAGCAGGTTTTGTGGTGCAGCAAGGCAAAATGGATTTTACACTAGTTGTCTTGGCAGGAGTTGTGGGAACTGTCCTAGGAACTTTACCTTGGTATTATACAGGACGATTATTGGGTGAAAAAAGATTGACAAGATTTTGCGATCGCTATGGTAAGTGGATCGGAATTTCTGGAGAGGATATTAGTAAAGCTACCAGATGGTTTGATCATCATGGCAATAAAGCTGTACTTTTTTGTCGCCTTGTTCCTGGAGTAAGAACTTTAATTTCAATCCCTGCTGGCATTGGCAACATGGAGCTAGTAGCATTTTTAGTTTACTCTAAGATCGGTACAACTCTATGGGTGGGGTTGCTAGCCTATGCGGGGTTTATCTTGGGACAGAATTATAAAGTAATTGAAGGGTATATCGATCCAGTTTCTAAGGTGGTTGCGATCGTAATTATTGGGACTTTTTTAGGTTATGTGCTGGTCAAATTTACTAGAAAAAATGCTACTAGATAA
- a CDS encoding response regulator transcription factor, whose protein sequence is MSGHLLLVDDEPGVREAVKAYLEDCGFTVTVASNAREAWTLIEHFTPSLVISDVMMPQVNGYEFLKQMRADERFALLPVIFLTARGMTSDRILGYQAGCDAYLSKPFDPDELVAIIENLLKQRGLQTNTPPEIADLADQIAEIKALLKQKPNEGRINVATKVPTIKIEFTAREQSVLELVVEGLMNKEIASRLGTTIRNVEKYVSRLFNKTGTSSRTELVRYALQNGLVI, encoded by the coding sequence ATGTCTGGACATTTGCTACTAGTTGACGATGAACCCGGAGTGCGTGAAGCAGTTAAAGCTTACCTAGAAGACTGTGGTTTTACCGTAACTGTGGCTAGTAATGCTCGAGAAGCTTGGACATTAATTGAACATTTCACCCCTAGCCTTGTGATTTCCGATGTCATGATGCCCCAAGTTAATGGCTATGAATTTCTCAAGCAAATGCGTGCCGATGAAAGATTTGCCCTATTACCCGTTATATTTTTAACTGCCCGTGGGATGACGAGCGATCGCATTCTGGGTTATCAAGCGGGATGTGATGCCTATTTATCCAAGCCCTTTGATCCCGATGAATTAGTTGCAATTATTGAAAACCTCCTAAAACAAAGAGGTCTGCAAACTAATACCCCGCCAGAAATTGCCGATTTAGCCGATCAAATTGCTGAAATTAAGGCATTACTAAAACAAAAACCCAATGAAGGGCGCATTAATGTTGCCACCAAAGTACCGACCATCAAAATTGAATTTACTGCCCGTGAACAAAGTGTCTTAGAACTGGTAGTGGAAGGGTTAATGAATAAAGAAATTGCCAGTCGCTTAGGCACCACTATTCGTAATGTGGAAAAGTATGTAAGCCGTCTATTTAATAAAACTGGTACTAGCAGCCGCACCGAACTTGTCCGTTATGCCTTACAAAATGGTTTAGTTATCTAG
- a CDS encoding aldo/keto reductase yields the protein MRDRRFGKTEMNLSVFSFGTMRYLESEANAVATTFKAVELGINHLETAKGYGKSEVYIGAAFKAGLKQQRERLIVTTKIPPTKDAGTMRQFIKESLQKLQLDYIDNFDIHGINTWEHIEMVKQPNGCMQAVREAMQAGLIRHVGFSTHGSLEVIMGAIATDLFESVNLHYYYFNQRNAPAIALAHQKDMGVFIISPSDKGGMLYDPPAKLQQLCHPYTPVELNARFLLADPRIHTLSLGAANPQEFDSHKRVWDNDQPLSELEQSLLKNLDTQYLALGSDRCSQCYACLPCPENINIPEVLRLRNLAIAFDMEEFGKYRYKMFENAGHWFPGAKANKCNDCSDCLPRCPENLNIPDLLRDTHNRLHTQDGKRLWE from the coding sequence ATGCGCGATCGCCGATTCGGAAAGACGGAAATGAACTTGTCGGTGTTTTCCTTTGGCACCATGCGCTATTTAGAATCAGAAGCTAATGCTGTTGCCACAACTTTTAAGGCGGTAGAGCTAGGCATTAATCATCTGGAAACTGCCAAGGGTTACGGCAAAAGCGAAGTATATATTGGCGCAGCATTTAAGGCTGGACTGAAGCAGCAAAGAGAGCGACTAATTGTAACTACAAAAATTCCACCCACCAAGGATGCTGGTACCATGCGGCAATTCATCAAAGAATCTCTGCAAAAACTCCAACTTGACTACATCGATAACTTTGACATTCATGGCATCAATACTTGGGAGCATATAGAAATGGTAAAGCAGCCCAACGGTTGTATGCAGGCTGTACGGGAGGCAATGCAGGCGGGATTAATTCGTCATGTTGGATTTTCCACCCACGGTTCCTTAGAAGTAATTATGGGAGCGATCGCTACGGATTTATTTGAGTCGGTAAATTTGCACTATTACTATTTCAATCAACGTAACGCCCCCGCCATTGCATTAGCGCACCAAAAAGATATGGGGGTATTTATAATTTCTCCATCAGATAAAGGTGGAATGCTCTATGACCCACCCGCAAAACTTCAACAACTTTGTCATCCTTATACCCCAGTGGAATTAAACGCTCGCTTTTTGTTAGCTGATCCCAGAATCCATACCCTGAGCTTAGGTGCGGCAAATCCCCAAGAGTTTGACTCCCATAAACGCGTGTGGGATAACGATCAACCCCTAAGTGAACTAGAGCAGTCTTTACTGAAAAATTTAGATACTCAATATTTGGCTTTAGGGAGTGATCGCTGTTCGCAATGTTATGCCTGTTTACCCTGCCCCGAAAATATTAATATTCCCGAGGTTTTAAGATTACGCAACTTGGCGATCGCCTTTGATATGGAAGAGTTTGGTAAATATCGCTATAAAATGTTTGAAAATGCTGGACATTGGTTCCCCGGAGCAAAAGCAAATAAATGTAATGACTGTAGTGATTGTTTACCCCGTTGTCCCGAAAACTTAAATATTCCTGATTTACTGCGAGATACTCATAACCGCTTACATACCCAAGATGGCAAAAGACTATGGGAATAA
- a CDS encoding IS630 family transposase, translating into MIAWFGINIIGLNGKVRFFCQDETRIGLKTISGRKITARGVKPKGKVQWQFKATYLYRIVEPSTGESFFYEFTHLNSECFQVFLNLVSTYFQGDIIVMQVDQAGAHRAKRLKIPKNIILLFQPAHAPETNPIERVWQHFKLGLRWKLPKDLDQLRALMRERLEVMTQEVIASIVGWDYILEALSVARI; encoded by the coding sequence ATGATTGCATGGTTCGGCATTAATATAATCGGACTAAATGGCAAAGTGAGATTCTTTTGTCAAGATGAAACACGAATTGGGTTAAAGACAATTAGTGGAAGGAAGATCACAGCAAGAGGAGTCAAACCCAAAGGTAAAGTTCAGTGGCAGTTTAAGGCAACTTACCTCTATCGAATTGTAGAACCATCAACAGGGGAAAGCTTTTTCTATGAATTTACTCACCTTAATAGTGAATGCTTCCAAGTATTTCTGAACTTAGTAAGCACATATTTTCAAGGTGACATCATCGTTATGCAAGTGGATCAAGCAGGAGCACACAGAGCAAAACGGTTAAAGATTCCTAAAAATATTATTTTGCTATTTCAGCCTGCCCATGCACCTGAGACTAATCCCATTGAAAGAGTGTGGCAGCATTTCAAATTAGGGTTGAGGTGGAAACTGCCAAAAGATCTTGACCAGTTGCGTGCATTAATGCGGGAAAGGTTAGAAGTTATGACTCAGGAGGTAATTGCTTCGATTGTTGGGTGGGATTATATTTTAGAGGCTTTATCTGTAGCTCGTATTTAA